One part of the Hyalangium ruber genome encodes these proteins:
- a CDS encoding SDR family oxidoreductase, with protein sequence MRYAISGASRGIGLEFVRQLLARGDTVEAGVRVPSEARLLASLAREAGNRLRIHALDVTEPSSVLTFAANVNEAPLDVLINNAGIGGKWGSLMELDYEDMARVMETNAFGPLRLSAALMPSVLRGSTRKILHLTTRMASLSENNESGVYGFTGGAYGYRMSKAALNVGMRTMAVDFRDKGLITAVLNPGWVCTEMGGKSAPMRAEDSVQGMLRVIDGLTVDNSGGFLDFQGRELPW encoded by the coding sequence ATGCGCTATGCCATCTCCGGGGCCAGCCGTGGAATTGGTCTCGAATTCGTCCGACAACTGCTCGCTCGCGGCGACACCGTCGAAGCCGGGGTCCGGGTTCCCTCCGAGGCTCGACTGCTGGCCTCGCTGGCTCGCGAGGCGGGCAATCGCCTGCGCATCCACGCCCTCGATGTGACGGAGCCCTCCAGCGTCCTGACCTTCGCGGCCAATGTGAATGAAGCGCCGTTGGATGTGCTCATCAACAACGCGGGCATCGGCGGCAAGTGGGGCTCGCTGATGGAGCTGGACTACGAGGACATGGCGCGCGTCATGGAGACGAACGCCTTCGGGCCGCTGCGGCTGTCGGCGGCGCTGATGCCCTCGGTGCTGCGCGGCTCCACGCGGAAGATCCTCCACCTCACCACGCGCATGGCCTCGCTCAGCGAGAACAATGAGTCGGGCGTCTACGGCTTCACCGGCGGGGCCTACGGCTACCGCATGTCCAAGGCCGCGCTGAACGTGGGCATGCGCACCATGGCCGTGGACTTCCGGGACAAGGGCCTCATCACCGCCGTGCTCAACCCGGGCTGGGTGTGTACGGAGATGGGTGGCAAGTCGGCGCCCATGCGCGCCGAGGACTCCGTGCAGGGCATGCTGCGCGTCATCGACGGCCTCACCGTGGACAACAGCGGCGGCTTCCTGGACTTCCAG